A single genomic interval of Lewinellaceae bacterium harbors:
- a CDS encoding NAD(P)-binding domain-containing protein, whose amino-acid sequence MKIGILGTGIVGQTLAEKVAEVGHEVMSGTRNVDTLLAKSNPDSYGRPPFKDWLHAHPGIQVGTLDETAAFGTLLINAMYGMGSIQALQTIGPDHLSGKILLDIANPLDFSRGFPPSLSICNTDSLGEEIQRTFPQLKVVKSLNTMNTNLMVHPRALSGDQTVFISGNDADAKETVKVILKSFGWKESEMIDLGDISTARGTEQLLPIWVRIYSKMGHANFNFKIVTG is encoded by the coding sequence ATGAAAATTGGAATTCTTGGAACCGGAATCGTCGGCCAGACCCTGGCCGAAAAAGTAGCGGAAGTGGGTCATGAAGTCATGTCCGGAACCCGCAACGTTGACACATTACTGGCAAAAAGTAATCCTGACTCCTATGGCCGTCCACCTTTTAAGGACTGGCTGCATGCCCATCCCGGGATTCAAGTGGGCACCCTTGATGAAACGGCAGCATTCGGAACCCTGCTCATCAATGCCATGTACGGTATGGGATCCATCCAGGCCCTGCAAACCATCGGTCCGGACCACTTAAGTGGAAAAATTTTACTGGACATTGCAAATCCTCTGGACTTTTCCAGGGGTTTCCCACCGTCGCTTTCCATCTGCAATACGGATTCACTGGGAGAAGAAATTCAGCGCACCTTTCCTCAGCTCAAAGTGGTCAAATCGCTGAATACCATGAATACCAATCTTATGGTTCACCCCCGTGCTTTAAGTGGGGACCAAACCGTATTCATCAGTGGGAATGATGCAGATGCGAAAGAAACCGTAAAGGTCATCCTGAAATCGTTTGGCTGGAAGGAAAGTGAAATGATCGACCTGGGAGACATATCTACCGCGAGAGGTACGGAGCAATTGCTCCCGATCTGGGTGAGGATCTATTCGAAGATGGGCCACGCCAATTTCAATTTTAAGATTGTCACCGGATAA
- the tnpA gene encoding IS200/IS605 family transposase has protein sequence MANTYTQIHIQTVFAVKNRASLIRAAWQEELYKYMTGIIQNRGHKLLAINGMPDHIHIFFGMRPVESLSDLMKWVKSSSSEWINNNGFVNGKFAWQAGFGAFSYSKSHVQDVIKYIRNQKEHHDCKTFLDEYVELLQSFDIEYEDRFIFDPIL, from the coding sequence ATGGCAAATACCTACACCCAAATTCACATTCAAACCGTCTTTGCGGTAAAAAATCGGGCAAGTTTAATCAGGGCCGCATGGCAAGAAGAATTGTATAAATACATGACCGGCATCATCCAAAATCGGGGACATAAACTCCTTGCAATTAATGGAATGCCAGATCATATCCATATATTTTTTGGGATGCGACCAGTCGAATCATTATCCGACCTGATGAAATGGGTTAAGAGCAGCTCTTCCGAATGGATAAATAATAATGGCTTTGTAAATGGGAAATTTGCCTGGCAGGCTGGTTTTGGTGCATTTTCATATTCAAAATCACATGTTCAGGATGTTATCAAATACATTCGAAATCAAAAGGAACATCATGATTGTAAAACATTTTTGGACGAATACGTTGAGCTCCTCCAATCATTTGATATCGAATACGAAGACCGGTTCATCTTTGACCCTATATTATAG
- a CDS encoding DUF1801 domain-containing protein, whose amino-acid sequence MNKPKPKTVEEYILAAPDQAHAKLREIRAILHEVAPLAEEQLKWGVPVMIEKRILFSYAAYKKHLNFMPTGPCLEPFREELQDYTLGQDTIQFPYDQPLPRDLILKIAYYRYRQVLDEDAKWRY is encoded by the coding sequence ATGAATAAACCAAAACCGAAAACGGTCGAAGAATACATATTAGCCGCTCCCGACCAGGCACATGCAAAATTACGGGAAATCAGGGCAATCTTACATGAGGTGGCTCCCTTAGCAGAAGAGCAACTAAAGTGGGGAGTACCGGTCATGATCGAGAAGCGGATATTATTCTCTTATGCAGCTTATAAAAAACACCTGAATTTTATGCCCACCGGGCCATGCCTGGAACCCTTTCGGGAAGAACTGCAGGATTACACCCTGGGCCAGGACACCATCCAATTCCCTTACGATCAGCCACTGCCCCGGGACCTTATTCTCAAAATAGCCTATTACCGGTACCGGCAGGTTTTGGATGAGGATGCCAAATGGAGGTATTAA
- a CDS encoding MarR family transcriptional regulator gives MEREDSPYCQCLYYASNALARIMTRMADEAFATTGLSSSYAFLLMTVNNKPGIQPKEISQKMQLTPSTVTRLIEKMEVRGMLLRQSSGRSTEVYPTSQSLELQPKILQAWQQLYKNYSALLGEEEGISLTASIHEASKKLE, from the coding sequence ATGGAGCGAGAAGATTCACCTTATTGCCAATGTTTGTACTATGCGAGCAACGCCCTGGCCCGCATCATGACGCGCATGGCGGATGAAGCTTTTGCGACCACGGGATTGAGTTCTTCCTATGCCTTTCTACTGATGACGGTCAACAATAAACCCGGCATTCAACCCAAAGAGATCAGCCAGAAAATGCAGCTAACACCATCTACGGTCACCAGGCTTATTGAAAAAATGGAAGTACGCGGTATGTTGCTACGTCAATCCTCCGGCCGGTCCACCGAAGTGTACCCCACCTCGCAAAGTCTGGAGCTCCAGCCAAAGATCCTGCAAGCATGGCAACAGCTGTATAAAAACTATTCAGCCTTATTGGGTGAGGAAGAAGGAATATCCCTGACCGCTTCCATCCATGAGGCAAGCAAAAAGCTGGAATAA
- a CDS encoding helix-turn-helix transcriptional regulator, whose protein sequence is MINLYSFIRDAKYYKKLIIDDLLFVEYKCLVEETKAGIWSEVNYFVFVTSGKKMWKSMHNDYVVQTGDSLFVKKGANLVHQYFDEDYCALMVFISDDFICKFMSRFTTIMQKNPDGSNRTDSVIRILMDEFLAGYVHSMASFFGTDTVPNKNLLVHKFEELLLNIFTRPLHRTVAGYLNSLNSSQNAQVEQIMEDNFSYRLNLEEFAKLCNMSLSSFKRTFTGIYKTSPGKWLSEKRLDFASHLLTTSDKSINQIAFDSGFEDASSFIRAFKQKFASTPLQYRNSPA, encoded by the coding sequence ATGATTAATCTGTATTCATTCATTCGTGATGCGAAATACTACAAAAAGCTGATCATCGACGATTTGCTTTTTGTAGAGTATAAATGCCTGGTGGAGGAAACAAAAGCCGGCATCTGGTCGGAGGTCAATTATTTTGTATTTGTGACCAGCGGCAAGAAGATGTGGAAAAGCATGCATAATGATTATGTGGTTCAGACGGGCGACTCCTTATTTGTTAAAAAGGGAGCAAATCTTGTGCATCAATATTTTGATGAAGATTATTGCGCCTTAATGGTTTTTATATCCGATGATTTTATCTGCAAATTCATGTCCCGGTTTACCACCATTATGCAGAAGAATCCTGATGGTTCCAACCGTACGGATTCCGTAATTCGTATTCTCATGGATGAATTTCTGGCCGGTTATGTCCATTCCATGGCTTCTTTTTTTGGTACGGATACCGTCCCTAACAAAAACCTCCTGGTCCATAAGTTTGAAGAACTGCTGCTCAATATCTTCACCAGACCACTACACCGGACGGTAGCCGGGTACCTCAACTCACTGAATAGCAGCCAGAATGCACAGGTTGAGCAAATAATGGAGGATAATTTCAGTTACCGGCTGAATCTGGAAGAATTTGCGAAGCTCTGCAATATGAGCCTCAGCTCTTTTAAAAGGACTTTTACGGGCATATACAAGACATCGCCGGGAAAATGGCTCTCGGAAAAACGACTCGATTTTGCTTCCCACCTGTTGACTACATCGGATAAAAGCATCAATCAGATCGCATTTGACAGTGGGTTTGAAGATGCCTCCAGCTTTATCCGTGCCTTTAAACAGAAGTTTGCTTCTACCCCTTTGCAGTACCGTAATTCCCCGGCCTGA
- a CDS encoding methyltransferase domain-containing protein: MNTQQLEIRNKQLASWNTFSPGWAKWDNFTMRFLETQAEQIISHLDLRTDDHVLDIATGTGEPGLTIASLVNKGTVTAVDLSDGMLQIAREKATILELNNFRAIQADACELPFEDGAYDAISCRLGFMFFPDMELAARELLRVLKPGGKIVTTVWQGPVDNPWVTIVMRAIKKYLEVPAAAPGSPGIFRCAQPGVLTDLFASLDCSEIREIEIAGKMACSSVDEYWNFMNDVVPPVVSALKVVDPEIRNKIRQEVQHLLGTDSNVNQKIPFGARLITIKKPA; encoded by the coding sequence ATGAATACGCAACAATTAGAAATACGCAATAAACAACTCGCATCCTGGAATACATTCTCTCCCGGATGGGCAAAATGGGACAACTTTACCATGCGCTTTCTTGAAACACAAGCGGAACAGATCATTTCTCATCTGGATCTCCGCACGGATGACCATGTTCTGGATATCGCGACGGGCACCGGTGAACCGGGCTTGACCATCGCATCCCTAGTGAACAAGGGTACAGTCACTGCAGTAGACCTATCGGATGGAATGCTGCAGATAGCCAGAGAAAAAGCGACTATCCTGGAACTCAATAATTTCCGTGCGATTCAAGCCGATGCCTGCGAATTGCCCTTTGAGGATGGCGCTTACGATGCCATCTCATGCCGGCTGGGTTTCATGTTCTTCCCGGATATGGAACTTGCCGCCAGGGAGTTGCTCCGGGTGCTCAAGCCGGGCGGGAAAATTGTAACGACAGTTTGGCAAGGTCCGGTAGACAATCCCTGGGTAACCATTGTCATGCGCGCCATCAAAAAATATTTGGAGGTGCCGGCTGCTGCTCCCGGTAGTCCCGGAATATTTCGCTGCGCTCAGCCGGGAGTCCTTACCGACCTGTTTGCTTCTTTGGATTGTTCTGAAATCCGGGAAATCGAAATTGCCGGCAAGATGGCCTGTAGTTCCGTAGATGAATACTGGAATTTCATGAACGATGTGGTTCCGCCGGTTGTGTCAGCTCTAAAAGTGGTCGACCCGGAAATCCGTAATAAGATCCGTCAGGAAGTACAGCACCTTTTAGGAACGGATTCGAATGTAAACCAGAAAATTCCTTTCGGGGCGCGGTTGATAACCATCAAAAAACCAGCTTAA
- a CDS encoding T9SS type A sorting domain-containing protein has product MVKNILLLFFFLTSLYNCTEHSPISSAPFNPDLDEIAGMNGYAQYEWELTHDPATGDIPVQRLAVAQQILTLRERNQLSTRSSFWKPLGPANVGGRTRALLIDANDPTGNTIFAGSTSGGLYKNRAFKSPSNSWETASGIDENLSISAIVQDPNNPNLIYVGTGEGWGSANDIRGAGVWRSTDGGRNWLQLDDGTEPAFWHVLDIDVDQNGNLYVSTRFNGIQRSSDRGDHWTPVLGEFMGNGNTNAGGDLEIGPDGSVYASLNLYGPGRIFKSDFTINQQNTGDKDAWTDITPPGNYWRIEMAIAPSDKNRIYALCAGSDLQVNDMWRSENGGQSWQSMTIPSLTALVTSPFTASAAWFALIAQVDPKDPNTMYIGGIDLVRTDDGGNTWTHLSSEYPYPPFYVGDRVVHTDQHEILFFPGGNQEALFSNDGGIYYSRDLQNEFPTFQEMNTRYNTTQFYSCALFFDTDLYLGGAQDNGNWAIVGEDLYTAANYFLGAGDGGITQVSQQNSGIFSLSATGIDIAITTDGSKTYTSFDLPGRGDFIHPYTLDDNANLFYGALGSNKYFIIKDLKTRDAFDSVTVSQFQGAKISALTPDPQVSNRLWVAVRPNQSQGHAGIFRIDQANTHNPVVTELSDPGWDKDLAARNIFIDANDPNYLLLTFANYGSPNVWISEDGGLHWTNVDGDLPDMPVRWGIINPLNRDELILATELGVLHSTTLNGAGTKWETYQSGLGKMRVNMLTYSAIGQRLVAATWGQGLYLTNYDAGSASVTRDEIEGLRIYPNPVTDYLNISGIKDVSAFTYTIYDIQGQVLANGQITQSPILTSKWLPGTYLIKITDEINDRQNTYKIIKAASSK; this is encoded by the coding sequence ATGGTAAAGAATATTCTCCTGCTCTTTTTTTTCCTTACCTCTCTATACAATTGTACGGAACATTCACCCATATCTTCTGCCCCTTTTAATCCCGATTTGGATGAAATCGCCGGAATGAACGGATATGCCCAGTACGAATGGGAACTGACCCATGATCCAGCGACCGGAGATATCCCGGTGCAACGCCTTGCGGTAGCTCAACAAATCCTGACTCTGCGGGAAAGAAATCAACTATCCACCCGATCCAGCTTTTGGAAACCTTTAGGACCGGCTAACGTAGGTGGCCGTACCCGTGCCCTGCTGATCGACGCCAACGATCCGACCGGAAACACCATCTTTGCCGGTAGCACTTCCGGCGGCCTTTATAAGAACCGCGCATTTAAATCACCATCCAATTCCTGGGAGACGGCCTCGGGAATCGATGAAAACCTATCCATATCAGCCATTGTCCAGGATCCCAACAATCCCAATCTGATCTATGTCGGGACCGGTGAAGGCTGGGGAAGTGCCAATGACATCCGGGGTGCAGGCGTATGGCGGTCCACCGATGGCGGCCGGAACTGGTTGCAACTGGATGATGGCACTGAACCCGCATTCTGGCACGTACTGGACATCGATGTTGATCAAAATGGAAACCTGTATGTCTCAACCCGTTTTAATGGCATCCAGAGGAGCTCTGACCGGGGCGACCACTGGACACCTGTACTCGGGGAATTTATGGGCAATGGAAATACCAATGCGGGGGGTGACCTGGAAATTGGCCCCGACGGCAGTGTTTATGCCAGCCTTAACCTTTATGGGCCGGGCAGGATATTCAAATCCGACTTCACTATAAATCAGCAAAATACCGGGGATAAGGACGCCTGGACCGATATAACCCCACCAGGCAATTATTGGCGTATCGAAATGGCAATAGCCCCAAGCGATAAGAATCGCATTTATGCCCTGTGCGCAGGTTCCGACCTGCAGGTGAACGACATGTGGCGTAGTGAAAATGGAGGACAATCGTGGCAATCCATGACAATTCCTTCACTGACTGCATTGGTGACCTCGCCGTTCACCGCTTCTGCCGCATGGTTTGCCCTCATCGCACAAGTGGACCCGAAGGATCCCAATACCATGTACATAGGGGGTATTGACCTGGTCCGGACCGATGATGGTGGCAATACCTGGACCCATCTTTCGAGCGAATACCCTTATCCTCCCTTTTACGTCGGCGATCGCGTGGTCCACACCGACCAGCACGAAATCCTATTCTTCCCGGGTGGCAATCAGGAGGCTCTCTTCTCCAACGACGGAGGCATCTATTATTCCAGGGATCTGCAAAATGAGTTCCCTACCTTCCAGGAAATGAATACCCGATACAACACCACCCAATTTTACAGTTGTGCCCTGTTTTTTGACACAGACCTTTATCTGGGCGGTGCGCAGGACAATGGCAACTGGGCCATCGTGGGAGAAGATCTGTATACGGCTGCCAATTATTTTCTCGGAGCTGGAGACGGTGGGATTACCCAGGTCAGTCAGCAGAATAGTGGGATATTTTCGCTCTCGGCTACCGGCATTGACATCGCCATTACCACCGATGGATCAAAAACCTATACGTCCTTTGATCTGCCGGGAAGAGGTGATTTTATCCATCCCTACACCCTGGATGATAATGCCAATTTATTTTACGGCGCTCTGGGGTCCAACAAATACTTTATCATTAAAGACCTCAAAACAAGAGACGCCTTTGACTCGGTCACTGTATCCCAGTTTCAAGGGGCAAAAATCAGTGCATTAACGCCTGACCCCCAGGTATCCAACCGGCTATGGGTGGCTGTCCGGCCCAATCAAAGCCAGGGGCATGCCGGCATTTTCCGCATTGACCAGGCCAATACCCATAACCCGGTCGTCACTGAATTATCTGATCCGGGCTGGGATAAAGATCTGGCAGCCCGCAATATCTTTATTGATGCCAATGACCCCAATTACCTGCTCCTCACCTTTGCCAATTACGGCAGTCCCAATGTGTGGATCTCCGAAGACGGCGGTTTGCATTGGACCAATGTCGACGGCGACCTGCCGGACATGCCGGTACGCTGGGGCATCATCAATCCGCTGAACCGGGACGAACTGATTCTGGCTACTGAACTGGGAGTACTGCATTCCACTACCCTTAATGGAGCAGGTACAAAATGGGAAACCTACCAGAGCGGATTAGGTAAAATGCGGGTCAACATGCTGACATACAGCGCCATCGGGCAACGCCTGGTTGCTGCGACCTGGGGCCAGGGTTTGTACCTGACCAATTATGATGCAGGATCGGCGTCGGTGACACGAGATGAGATCGAAGGACTCCGTATTTATCCAAATCCAGTGACAGACTATCTGAACATTAGCGGTATTAAGGATGTCTCGGCATTCACCTATACGATTTATGACATTCAGGGCCAAGTATTAGCTAATGGTCAAATAACTCAATCACCTATCCTCACCAGCAAATGGCTTCCGGGGACCTACCTGATTAAGATTACTGATGAAATTAATGACCGGCAAAACACTTATAAAATTATAAAGGCTGCTTCATCCAAATAA
- a CDS encoding acyltransferase family protein — protein MNKRIYFLDHLRTFMILLVVLTHAGMTYEAGFDNFWIVSDPTKLNSIALVRLYLDLFVMFTIFFISGYFAPASLSHKTSWQFILSKFHRIFIPWIVAVFLLIPAYKIIYLYSRGLPQEPWFTYFHIFRLKGGDPYYFPHNPTQSWLWFLPILFLFQILYLAIFKIGLIKIKISFPVALGFTFLTGLVSSVFIAQAGLTGWTHSAIADFQHERLLSYFLVFLLGSLCHAKNVFAGEKGNFTLFIGSNIALGIALAAYTIFALNLFNNLVNPTQTHFFISALGDRIVYYGTSLISMLSFLYLFIYSFQRSLDKPIKVLDRINPNSYYVYLIHMIVLGIIAMLLVPVHIPVVIKYLSLTVLTFVISHGLVLVIRENVPRILPSRLDWLILVAALILSGYIGTKNNDPTIELSSPISPSGTNLHEAAIRNDLAAVEQSIANGVDLDVPDPASGSNPLMTAIVFGRTEIALALMEGGADVNFQDKGGSTPLHAAAYFCRPELVKALLDHGANRSIRSRDGLTPLEVVSGPFEDARAGYDYFQETLGPLGLKLDYDYLQRTRPEIAQLLMQY, from the coding sequence ATGAACAAACGCATCTATTTTCTGGACCACCTCCGCACCTTTATGATATTGCTTGTCGTGCTCACGCATGCGGGCATGACCTATGAAGCAGGATTCGACAATTTCTGGATTGTTAGCGATCCCACTAAACTTAATAGTATAGCTCTGGTGCGATTATATCTGGATTTATTTGTGATGTTCACCATATTCTTTATCTCAGGTTATTTTGCACCTGCATCATTATCCCATAAGACAAGCTGGCAATTTATATTATCCAAGTTTCACAGGATTTTCATCCCCTGGATTGTTGCGGTATTTCTTCTTATTCCCGCCTACAAAATTATCTATTTGTATTCGCGGGGCCTGCCTCAGGAACCGTGGTTCACTTATTTCCATATTTTCCGGTTAAAAGGTGGTGACCCCTATTATTTTCCACATAATCCCACCCAAAGTTGGTTGTGGTTTTTACCCATATTGTTTTTATTTCAAATTTTGTATCTCGCGATCTTCAAAATTGGATTAATTAAAATAAAGATTTCCTTTCCGGTGGCTTTGGGGTTTACCTTTCTTACCGGGTTGGTTTCCAGCGTGTTCATCGCACAAGCAGGTCTTACCGGCTGGACGCACTCGGCGATTGCTGACTTCCAGCACGAACGCTTGTTGTCCTATTTCCTGGTGTTTCTGCTGGGGTCTTTATGCCATGCAAAAAATGTGTTTGCAGGAGAAAAAGGGAATTTCACACTGTTTATTGGTTCCAATATTGCCTTGGGAATTGCACTTGCAGCTTACACGATATTCGCACTTAACCTTTTCAATAACCTGGTCAATCCTACTCAGACCCACTTTTTTATTTCTGCATTAGGAGACCGCATCGTCTATTACGGCACATCGCTGATCTCCATGTTGAGTTTTCTATACCTTTTCATTTACAGCTTCCAGCGGTCCCTTGACAAACCAATCAAGGTCCTTGATCGCATCAACCCGAACTCTTATTATGTTTATCTCATTCATATGATCGTGCTGGGGATCATTGCTATGCTTCTGGTCCCGGTGCATATACCGGTCGTGATCAAATATCTTTCGCTGACGGTGTTGACCTTCGTGATTTCGCATGGTCTGGTCCTCGTGATCAGGGAAAATGTGCCGCGCATTTTGCCCAGTCGGTTGGACTGGCTGATACTGGTGGCGGCATTGATCCTTTCAGGTTATATCGGCACAAAAAATAACGACCCTACGATAGAATTATCCTCTCCAATCTCGCCTTCCGGTACAAATCTTCATGAAGCGGCCATCCGGAATGACCTGGCTGCGGTAGAACAATCGATTGCCAATGGTGTCGATCTGGACGTTCCAGACCCAGCCAGCGGGTCCAATCCGTTGATGACCGCGATTGTATTTGGCCGTACGGAGATTGCGCTAGCGTTAATGGAAGGAGGGGCTGATGTCAATTTTCAGGATAAAGGAGGTTCTACCCCACTCCATGCCGCCGCCTATTTTTGCAGGCCGGAATTGGTGAAGGCGTTATTGGACCATGGCGCCAACCGATCGATACGTAGCCGTGATGGGTTAACCCCACTGGAGGTGGTTTCCGGGCCCTTTGAAGACGCCCGCGCAGGCTACGATTATTTCCAGGAAACCTTGGGTCCGTTAGGATTGAAGCTGGATTATGATTATCTGCAACGAACGCGCCCGGAAATCGCCCAGCTCCTAATGCAATATTGA
- a CDS encoding OsmC family protein yields METKTKTINGFNAEAIEKTVAAIVENPKIAAFELRATNTWISGGHNRSFVQGFYGGCQEDTTRKTPFVYDNDEPPILLGENKGANPAEVVLHGLLGCMTTSMTLLAAAQGIKIEGVSSRVEGDVDIQGFLGLNPNAGKGFKQIRVSFEIQGASPEDKQQLIALAKQSPIFNTLINPIDVAVDVQ; encoded by the coding sequence ATGGAAACTAAGACAAAAACAATCAACGGATTCAATGCAGAAGCCATTGAAAAGACAGTAGCAGCTATCGTGGAGAACCCCAAAATTGCTGCATTTGAATTGCGGGCAACCAACACCTGGATCTCCGGTGGTCACAACCGCAGTTTTGTTCAGGGCTTTTATGGCGGATGCCAGGAAGATACGACCAGGAAAACTCCTTTTGTATACGACAACGACGAACCACCCATTCTGTTGGGTGAAAACAAAGGTGCCAATCCGGCAGAGGTCGTATTACACGGCTTGCTGGGATGTATGACAACCTCTATGACCCTGCTGGCAGCAGCACAGGGCATTAAAATCGAAGGTGTCTCCTCCCGCGTGGAAGGTGATGTGGATATCCAGGGCTTTTTAGGGTTGAATCCAAATGCGGGTAAAGGGTTTAAGCAAATCCGGGTAAGCTTTGAGATTCAGGGTGCTTCTCCGGAAGATAAGCAGCAATTGATTGCGCTGGCAAAACAATCCCCGATTTTCAACACGCTCATTAATCCAATTGATGTGGCTGTAGATGTACAGTAA
- a CDS encoding cellulase family glycosylhydrolase, with protein sequence MKSAIYLFVSLVGLLVACNQQTPPDFAYVKGKEIYAPNGEVLHLKGVNLGNWLLPEGYMFKLSKCSAPRKIDQAIRELIGNSATTDFWDSYLDHYITEPDIRWLAEEGANVVRLPFDYRLLTHDDFLGRDIQGYAYLDRAIEWCGKYGIYVLLDMHAAPGGQTGDNIDDSDGYPWLMVDTGMQHEVCDLWKDIARRYASNSAVIGYNLLNEPIPHYFADDSLKPYLEPLYRRITAAIREVDPYHIVFLGGAVWETDFSVFSEPFDSNLAYTFHKYWMPPEQKQIQEYIDFREKYQVPILMGESGENDDEWVKAFRELLDANAIHWTFWPYKKMNNTRGPMNFNQPEGYEHFVAYAESDRQTYGQIRMLKDSLPGIQAEAIKAVLDQFVENSKFENCYPNKGYCEALGFK encoded by the coding sequence ATGAAGTCAGCAATATACCTTTTCGTCAGTTTGGTGGGCCTTTTAGTAGCATGCAACCAACAGACGCCCCCTGATTTTGCCTACGTGAAGGGCAAAGAAATATATGCACCCAATGGAGAGGTTTTACACCTTAAAGGTGTCAACCTGGGAAATTGGCTTCTGCCGGAGGGCTACATGTTCAAATTAAGTAAATGCAGCGCGCCCCGCAAGATTGATCAGGCTATCCGGGAGCTGATCGGGAACAGCGCCACAACGGACTTTTGGGACAGCTATCTCGATCATTACATCACCGAACCCGATATCCGGTGGCTTGCGGAGGAAGGAGCTAATGTGGTACGCCTCCCCTTTGACTACCGGTTGCTTACCCATGATGATTTCCTCGGCCGCGACATCCAGGGCTATGCATACCTGGATCGCGCCATTGAATGGTGTGGCAAATACGGCATCTACGTCCTGCTGGACATGCATGCCGCACCGGGTGGACAAACCGGCGATAACATCGATGACAGTGATGGTTATCCGTGGCTGATGGTTGACACCGGGATGCAGCATGAGGTCTGTGACCTGTGGAAGGACATTGCCCGCCGGTATGCCAGCAATTCTGCCGTTATCGGATACAACCTGCTCAATGAGCCCATACCCCATTATTTTGCCGATGACAGCCTGAAGCCTTATCTCGAGCCGCTCTACCGACGTATTACTGCTGCTATTCGCGAAGTGGACCCCTATCACATAGTCTTTCTGGGTGGCGCCGTGTGGGAGACAGACTTTTCCGTTTTCTCGGAACCATTCGACAGTAATCTGGCTTACACTTTTCACAAATACTGGATGCCTCCAGAGCAAAAACAAATCCAGGAATACATCGATTTCCGGGAGAAATATCAGGTGCCCATCCTGATGGGAGAGAGTGGCGAGAACGATGACGAATGGGTGAAGGCTTTCCGTGAATTACTGGATGCCAATGCCATCCACTGGACTTTCTGGCCCTACAAAAAAATGAACAATACCCGGGGACCGATGAATTTTAATCAGCCGGAAGGGTATGAACATTTTGTCGCTTATGCCGAGAGTGATCGCCAGACCTACGGCCAGATCAGGATGCTGAAGGACAGCCTGCCCGGCATCCAGGCTGAAGCGATTAAAGCCGTACTGGACCAGTTTGTGGAGAATAGCAAATTTGAAAACTGTTACCCAAACAAAGGTTATTGTGAAGCGCTGGGATTTAAATGA